From the genome of Spinacia oleracea cultivar Varoflay chromosome 2, BTI_SOV_V1, whole genome shotgun sequence, one region includes:
- the LOC110790576 gene encoding uncharacterized protein isoform X2, with protein MAAVARFLPWTAISENPAKVSGWRSQFSRLLFNSVSSLLPFRYPNYAVVSFCSLSHSSSDTDTSDITLPQSPKQGNLKPGLYLVGTPIGNLEDITLRALRVLKSADVILSEDTRHSGKLLHYYGIKTPLMSYHKFNEYQRGRTVLKRLQEGEIVALISDAGMPGISDPGTELVKLCVEEKIIVVPIPGPSAVLSALSASGLPTDDFTFVGFLPKHAGSRRERLLFSADQSATQIFFVPPHKLLQFLEETSSVFGDSRKCVIAREMTKIHEEVGSWPFVIKFLTAMILAVLAGNLSRS; from the exons ATGGCGGCGGTGGCGCGCTTTCTTCCATGGACGGCGATTTCCGAAAATCCGGCGAAAGTTTCCGGGTGGCGCAGTCAGTTCTCCCGCTTACTCTTCAATTCAGTATCATCTCTCCTTCCCTTTCGTTACCCCAACTACGCCGTCGTTTCGTTCTGCTCCCTCTCTCATAGCTCCTCTGATACTGATACTTCCGACATCACCCTTCCACAGTCTCCAAAACAg GGGAACTTGAAGCCAGGGCTTTATTTAGTAGGGACTCCCATTGGTAATCTTGAAGATATCACATTGCG TGCGTTGCGGGTGCTGAAATCAGCTGACGTGATACTTTCTGAGGACACGAGGCATTCGGGAAAGTTGCTTCACTATTATGGAATTAAGACGCCCCTT ATGAGTTATCACAAGTTTAATGAGTATCAGAGAGGAAGAACAGTTTTGAAACGTTTACAGGAGGGTGAAATTGTCGCTCTGATTAGCGATGCTGGGATGCCTGGCATTAGTGATCCTGGAACAGAATTG GTGAAGCTGTGCGTTGAAGAAAAAATCATTGTAGTTCCAATCCCTGGACCTTCAGCTGTACTTTCAGCTCTCTCTGCCTCGGGTTTGCCAACCGATGACTTCACCTTCG TTGGATTTCTTCCTAAGCATGCCGGGTCTAGGAGAGAAAGGCTCTTGTTCTCAGCCGATCAGAGTGCAACACAGATTTTCTTTGTTCCTCCACACAAGCTACTTCAGTTTCTTGAAGAAACTTCTTCAGTTTTTGGCGACTCAAG GAAATGTGTCATAGCTCGAGAAATGACCAAAATCCATGAAGAG GTGGGATCTTGGCCTTTCGTCATTAAGTTTCTGACAGCCATGATCCTTGCAGTTTTGGCGGGGAACCTTTCAAGAAGCTAA
- the LOC110790576 gene encoding uncharacterized protein isoform X1, whose product MAAVARFLPWTAISENPAKVSGWRSQFSRLLFNSVSSLLPFRYPNYAVVSFCSLSHSSSDTDTSDITLPQSPKQGNLKPGLYLVGTPIGNLEDITLRALRVLKSADVILSEDTRHSGKLLHYYGIKTPLMSYHKFNEYQRGRTVLKRLQEGEIVALISDAGMPGISDPGTELVKLCVEEKIIVVPIPGPSAVLSALSASGLPTDDFTFVGFLPKHAGSRRERLLFSADQSATQIFFVPPHKLLQFLEETSSVFGDSRKCVIAREMTKIHEEFWRGTFQEAKEAFVSRKPKGEMTLLVEGKAKCIDEPPPDSQIEDELRELITSGHSLSTAVKLVAEGTSRKRKEVYSLALRKFGKQLVEEE is encoded by the exons ATGGCGGCGGTGGCGCGCTTTCTTCCATGGACGGCGATTTCCGAAAATCCGGCGAAAGTTTCCGGGTGGCGCAGTCAGTTCTCCCGCTTACTCTTCAATTCAGTATCATCTCTCCTTCCCTTTCGTTACCCCAACTACGCCGTCGTTTCGTTCTGCTCCCTCTCTCATAGCTCCTCTGATACTGATACTTCCGACATCACCCTTCCACAGTCTCCAAAACAg GGGAACTTGAAGCCAGGGCTTTATTTAGTAGGGACTCCCATTGGTAATCTTGAAGATATCACATTGCG TGCGTTGCGGGTGCTGAAATCAGCTGACGTGATACTTTCTGAGGACACGAGGCATTCGGGAAAGTTGCTTCACTATTATGGAATTAAGACGCCCCTT ATGAGTTATCACAAGTTTAATGAGTATCAGAGAGGAAGAACAGTTTTGAAACGTTTACAGGAGGGTGAAATTGTCGCTCTGATTAGCGATGCTGGGATGCCTGGCATTAGTGATCCTGGAACAGAATTG GTGAAGCTGTGCGTTGAAGAAAAAATCATTGTAGTTCCAATCCCTGGACCTTCAGCTGTACTTTCAGCTCTCTCTGCCTCGGGTTTGCCAACCGATGACTTCACCTTCG TTGGATTTCTTCCTAAGCATGCCGGGTCTAGGAGAGAAAGGCTCTTGTTCTCAGCCGATCAGAGTGCAACACAGATTTTCTTTGTTCCTCCACACAAGCTACTTCAGTTTCTTGAAGAAACTTCTTCAGTTTTTGGCGACTCAAG GAAATGTGTCATAGCTCGAGAAATGACCAAAATCCATGAAGAG TTTTGGCGGGGAACCTTTCAAGAAGCTAAGGAGGCATTTGTATCTCGAAAACCGAAGGGAGAAATGACACTTCTAGTAGAGGGAAAGGCAAAGTGCATTGATGAACCTCCGCCGGATTCTCAGATTGAGGATGAACTCAGGGAGCTCATAACCAGTGGGCATAGTCTGTCAACG GCTGTCAAGTTGGTTGCTGAAGGGACATcaaggaaaagaaaggaagtTTACTCACTTGCATTAAGGAAATTTGGGAAGCAACTTGTGGAAGAGGAATGA